TACTCCTGGACCATCTCGATCGAGTACTGACGTAGTGACGTTGCTTACCATGAAGTTTCTCAATGTTTTTCATGATGAAAAATGGAGTGGATGAGATTTCTGAAAATATATTCAGGTTCTTGCTGAATCCCGGGTTGGGAATTCAGCATTGTGCTGAACATTGTAAGCTAAGGTTGAGATGTTCGCAACATTCTTGCTGCATATGTTGCGGCTAATTCGTGTTATTCCGAGCATACACATACAGTATGCAAAAAtccaaagggaaaaaaaaatggtttctgTCATGCCTTCTAGTTTGGTTTACTCTAACAAACCTGATTCTTATGGCTCTCTTTTGTTCAACTTCGTAGAGGGAAAAAAGGAGTAAATGTTGTGTCAACGATATTGAGGCGGATTGTTTATACTTAGTAACAcgataaattaatatttgaaaaaaaaactctacaaATAACTTAGAACAAGTGGTGCAAACAATGCactagaattattttttttttgaaaaaaatcatatttgtaGAAATGTAGAGCTCCAAATACTAAATTTAACTCTAAGAGTTATGTTTGAAGTGAAATTATGAAGTAGCTTTAACCTAATTTTATCTCgctaatttattttgtgagagcacTTTAATCTGCTCCACTCCTATTTTAAGTGGAGTTGAATCTAAAACTATTTGGTTAAGCTCTAGAGTTTTACCAAACAGATCCTAAATAATCCACGGtaacaatttgaaaaataaagatGAAAAGAACGGGACCAATGTAATAACCCTTAAAGCGGGTagataaagatttttttttaaaaaaaagaattttctCTACTGCTCTACACGAAGGGAAAGTTATTGGGGAGAAGAATCAcacataggccctgtttagtttccaaacaaaaaattttcataccatcacatcgaatgtttaagTATATAcatggaatattaaatataaaaaaaaactaattacacatattgtgtgtaaaattgtgagatgaatcttttaagcctaattatgccatgatttgataatgtagttctacagtaaatatttgctaataacagattaattaggcttaataaatttgtcagCAGTTTACAgatggaatctgtaatttttcTACTATTAGACTACGtataataattaaaatgtgTACCCATATATATCTGATATGACACgcaaaaatttttcacccctTGAACTAGACCTGGACATAGTTGGGATAATGCCCAGCATCGGTCGACCGGAGGTGGGAAAATTggtcgctccccctccccccacatGCATACCTGTTGGGCCCACCCACTTATCCCTCTCCTTTGTTTTATAAAAAGATATTTCACCTAGTatatttacaatgtttcactatttataaatctaattttgtagtgaattaaaatattcttttgcaacaaaaaatccGCATATTTTGGAAATCCTCTATTAAGGGaacttggtttatttttttgttccacaaaaaatgtttcacctaatgtactcatgatgtatagatctaatattgcagtgaacgaaacattccattggaaaaaaaacccacatattttagaaacccctattaagggaattttttttccaccgaaaatgtttcacccagtgtactcacaatgtttcactatgtatagatctaatgttgcggtgaactgaaacattctttcgctatttgctaaaacattatttttatataaggtgaaacaacactcgatttaaacgagtgaaacattttcgatctacttagtaaaacaattccgatatacctggtggaacattgtgcaacatttaaaaataattcaataataagctaaaaattttttcgtcggaatatatccatgtgtggtcttgttttgaaaatttaattgcaacgaatttaatggtgcaatcgaatcatgatttggataagtaatttaaaataaaaatcagtttaaagtagttttgcacatAAATCGGGCGCATCCGCCCATCGGAAGCCCGAGCGGGAGTCGGGTCCACGTAGTTGAGCCCATTTACAGCTTAAAAAAAACCCATTCGGCCCAAACTTGGTGGACCTGCGTGAGGGCACGCATCACGAGACAGTTTTGGGCATCCATTTCCGGTGGGATCACCGGATTCAGCCCAAAACCTCATCTCCACCCTTGATTCCACCCTTCTTTTTCTTCGTCGGCCGCGAGGGCATCGAAGGCGCTGAAGGAGCTCACGCCGccacccttcttcttcttcttcttcttaccGGTGAAGACGAGGTTGATGGGCTCCTCCTTGTCGTCGTCCCTGGGCTCCTTGATGGGCTCCTTGTCTAACttgggaaggaggagagggggcggcggcggcgggtggagcagcagcggaagaggagagagaggggggggggggggctagcCGGCCGAGCTTCACTCGCGATCTCGTCGGCGGCAATGGCGTCCCTCCGCGCGCTCAGCGCTcccctgctgctgttgttgctaCGGCTTCCTCTGGCGCCTCCCCACCCGCGCCACCATCTCGGGCAGCTCCATAGCGCGGTCTCACACCCACAGCGACAACGTCCGCAACGCCCTCTCcagccacctctctctccctctcccgtcACTGCCGACGCGCTCGctccgccccccgccgccgtcgcccctcctcctgctccggccgcgcgccgctcgccctctacgaaagagaagagaagaaggcaATGAAAGAAGATTGCTGACTAGGATTGTTGGCCCCACATTTtttgtcacttacatgtgggccccacatatttatttttttattttttgctgactaggatgccatgtcagcaaaacagggcaaaaatactgccgagggatctCGGATGAATggtttgagtgagtttaggggtgaacATTTTTGTTTTGTGGTTGATggaccttaaaaaatctcgctgcTAAGTGGATGTACCTTCGGTGaacttatattaaaaaaaaaaacaaagagccCATTCGGCCCAAACTTGCGCGAGGGCACGCACCACGAGGCAGTTTTGGGCATCATTTCCGGTGGGATCACCGGATTCAGCCCAAAACCGCGTGTTTACCGCCTGTGGTTATCATCAGCCACCACGCCGCCATCTCCCATGGCGACGACGTGGACCAACGCCTAAACCCCACAATTTTGTTCCCCCAAAAATTCTAAACCTCCGcgtcgccttcttcttcttcttcctccgcaaGCTtgctagcctcctcctcctccgcgccatgATGGGGagcagggtggcggcggcgctgctccgccGGGGGAGGGACCAGGCGTCCTCGCTCATGGCCGCTCGCCTCCCGAGGGGAGCCCCCGCTCCGTCTCCGGCTGCTCCTAGGGTTCGATCCGGCTCCgtctgcggctgcggcggcggcggcggtttacTAACTGGATCGAGGTCGACGGGATCCGTCTTCTCCGCATCGCGCCTCGCCTCGTTCCACGCCTTCCGTTCAATCGGCTCCAAGGTGCGTTCGTTGTTGTGCTTTTCCCCCCATTCTGCATCCCTTGGTTGGTCGTGAACTCGTGATGATACCCTCACTCTGGAGGGTAGTGGATTGTGGATTTGTGGTCAACCATCTGTGAGTGTGACACAATGACGCGATCGTTTTTTGAGCGGAATGGAGCGGAGAACATGCTGTTAGGAGGAGTACTATGAATTTGTAGCGACATTAGTTTCGATTTGGATGTGTGGAATTTTGGTGTCAGGGTCTGAGCATTTTTGGATCGGGGAGTCAACATACATGATGAACTGGGTGTATTAAATCTTGGCCGTGCTATATAATCAATTTGGAATATGATATGCACCACATTCATGGGTCCTATATAATCAATTTCCTTAACTTGTAACCACTAAAAAGTGCTAGTACTCGTGCTGATAGAGGTTTTATGTGCTCTATTTCAGACCTTGATGGGCCAATGCACAAGGAAAATGACTACTACTGTGGCAGCAATGAATTCAGGCGTGGCCAATGCAGCGGCATATTCAGGATTGAAGTTGCTTGTTACCAAAGGGCCCCAAGCACAGAAGGCCATCGGGATATGGCTCTTCGGATGTGCCACGTGGGTATTCGGCTTGGTCATACTTGGAGGAGTTACACGGCTTACACGCTCAGGATTGTCGATGACTGACTGGAAATTTACGGGGAGCTTGCCTCCAATGTCAGATGAAGAGTGGCTGCTGGAATTTGAGAAATACAAACTGTCACCTGAGTACAAGAGGTAAGAATTTGTTGGCCTACTGCAGTGTGCTACTGCCAAAAAACCCACTGGTGAAACTAGGAGTTGTACAGTTCCACCTAATAATTGTGTAGCATGTCGAATTTTGTGTATCCCCTGTTATGATCCATTTAGTGTAAACATCAATCTCATAATTTTATTGCTGCTGAACTTGTACTGCAGTTAGCTTCAGTTCTTGATATTATCATGCTGATTGATGAATTTTAGAATGAATATTTAGGATGCTATAGAAGAACTATCCATAAATGTTTCAATTGATTAGAAATAGGTCAAATGTTTGCCTTTTCTATATATGCTTATGAGCTTATCTAGGACTTTCTTTTTCTAAACTTCAACTGGTTATCTCATCATGGGCCAATAGAACATGCCAGGCTGCCTGGAGAACATCTTGAACTCTATGGTCTTAACATTAACACTTTTAACAGCTTGTAAGCAAGTGTTAAATAGGTTTCACTGGGCTGGTACTGAGTCTGGGACCCTCGATCCAATTACTTTTAGAGGAACTCATGAATTTGCTGTTATGTGTAAACAATTTGAAAATGGTACGGTTCTAATAGTTATATATGagaaaaataactgaaatatTCAGCATTTGGTGACTTTTGCGCTAATTAGTGTGACTTGTTAAGATGTCTCAGTCACGTCAAATTTTGTTTTCAAACATGTACATATTACAATGAGATACtgttttggatattatttttcCCCTAATGCAATAGCAGCATTCATGAACATTTCTAGGGTGAACAAAGGCATGAGCCTTGGAGATTTCAAATTTATATACTGGATGGAGTATGGACACAGAATGTGGGGAAGGGCTCTGGGATTTCTATTTTCTGTTCCTTTTGCCTATTTCATTGCAAAAGGGTATGTTACCCGCCAACTTGGACTCAGGCTGTCAGGTCTTTTCGCACTTGGTGCGGGTCAAGGACTAATTGGCTGGTGGATGGTGAAAAGTGGTCTTGAGGTGCTTATATTGTCTAATGCAACATCCTTCTTATTGAGCTACTAGTGTTTGTTGCATGTGGATTCATCATTCTTTTTCATTGTAGGAACCAGCATCTGAGTATGTTCAACCAAGAGTCAGCCCATACAGACTGGCGACCCATTTAACGTCTgcatttgttatatattgtggcATATTGTGGACAGCTCTGTCAGTGGTTATGCCAGAACCTCCGGCTGGATCAATGAATTGGGTAAATTCTGCAGCAAAGATTAAAAAGTTAGCAATTCCTGTCAGTGCCGTGGTAGGCATTACTGCCATATCTGGAGCATTTGTTGCAGGCAATGATGCAGTATGTCAATGTTCTCACTCTTATCTTAAAAACATGTGTGCATCTAAGTATTTGTCCTAACTGTCGAATTATTTACTACCAACAGGGGCATGCATACAATACATTTCCCAAGATGGGTGACACCTGGATACCAGAAGATGTGTTCGCTATGGAGCCTTTCATACGTAACTTCTTTGAGAACACGTCCACTGTGCAGGTAATGCTTTATCTCACAATAAAGAGTCGACAACTCTGAAATTTTGTGATGTTTAGGAGATTATGCTTGTAGTGCCTTTTTGgattaattttcttctttttttacctGTAATATAAGCTACTCACTCCACTATTCTAGGAAAAGGAACAACTGGCTATACCAATAAAGAAAACATGTTCTTTTTCATAGCATGCAATCATCAACATTGCAGGACAGTCCTATGAATGCCGAGCACAGACCATTCTTCTATATAATTCTGGTGTAGCACAATGTCCTGTGCTAATATGGAGTTTTCACTGTTGTAGCTTAATCACCGAATTCTTGCAACAACTACCCTATTGTCTGTGGGTGGCTTATGGTTGGCTGCAAGGAAAGTGGACATGCATCCAGCAATCAAGTCTCTTATTGGAAGCACGCTTGGAATGGCTGCCCTTCAggtaaaaaattataaaaacctACCCGGATTTGTTGTTCAGATATCAATCATCACCGTAGTTTTTTGCTTAATTAAAATGGCCTAAAATGTTATCATTCTACTTTCTTTCAACCAGGTTACATTGGGAATATCTACACTTTTGATGTATGTTCCTACTTCCTTGGGCTCAGCTCATCAAGCTGGGGCATTGACACTACTGTCACTGATGATCCTTCTCACCCACACTTTAAGAAGACCGTCACCAGCCCTTCTGAAGTCACTTGCATCAGCAGTGAAATCAACCTGACACCGTGTCATGAAATTTTCCTTCAGGCACAGTAGACTGTTTGATATTTTTCCCGTCTTCTTATAGCTGACATGCGGTCGCCTCCTTTGCACTACATTATCACCGTACTCATTTGGCCCAAAAGCATTCAATTCTTGAATAAGGGGCCCTCATAATTTTCTAGTGCCAAATATTACGTACCTTTTCCAAGACTTCTTTGGACATGCTGCATTTTGTCAGGCAATATTGCATTTTTGACATGCTGTCCGCAGCTGTGCACTCTGATTAGATAATATCTAGGGAAACTATTGTATCATGTACCAAATTAATACCAAGTCTCCAAACATTTCTATTGATTCACATTGCCACCAATTTTATATcgtatttttctaaatttttcacTCCTATGCCTGAAAGTGAAGGAGGCCAAAGTCACAGGATTTAATCAGCAAACAGGGATGATGTGGTGAGCAGTTGTTCTTTTGGGATGGTAATATCGGGTTATGGCAAAACGCCAAGATCTTATCTTCCTATCTTTTCttggagaggaaaaagaaaatacacaGCCGGTTGGGAGTTTAAGGAGTGAACCGTTTAATGGTAGGAGGACATGAAAGTTTTAGGATGGATTGGGAATGAGAGTTTAAGTATATGAGAGAAATCTCGGTCATACACCATCACTTAAAATTTAATTGAGAAAGACTATACAACGTTACAATGGTATACCACTTATCCCTCAAGTCGTGGCCCCGCGTGCTAGCTTCTCCCGAGTACGTTGCGTGCTGTTATGATTATCACGCACGTTTGCTATGTGTATCAGTGTATGATCTTGTTCCTGATAGATGGAGTAGCTAGTACCCATCATACATAAGTCCCGCCTTCTATACTAGCCTAGCTAGTAAATAAAACCAGAGGTACTACTAGCTTGTTGTACATGCCAAATCCCTCTAATAGCTGCTAGTAGTCACATACCCTAGCTATGTACTTCTTATGCTAGAGCCTAGTAGCCTAGCTATGTGTCTAAGATGGGTTGCATGTATTTGCATGTGTCTTATACCATGTAGTGATTAGACGAGACAAAtaattacatactccctccgtcccaaaaaaaaccccaaTCCTGGGTTTGAACCTGGACACATATGTGTCCAGGTTCAAACCCAGGAttggggttttttttgggacggagggagtagattataTATGGATAGAATAAATTCTAATTAGATATACCACGTTGAGCTCTCGGTTATatatgtactactagtagtatcttGGTACCACATCTTAGAAACTCTAGTATATGTGATATATAGATGCTAGATTATCATATTTGATATCTAGGTGCTGTGCTGGGTCggatacctaggtaccatgtATGATACCTATGAATACAAGATTTGACACCGAGTTATCGGGTCTGATACCTATAAGTACCGGATCCGATATCTAGGTATCGCGTCTGATACCTTGAGTACCGGATCGGATACCCGGGTATCGAGTATCTGATCTGATACCTATGAGTATCGGTTCCGATACCTAGGTATTGGGTCTGATATCTATACGTACCGGTTCAGATACCCAGGTATCGAGTATGATACCTATGAATACCAAGTCTGATACTTAGGTATCGGGTTTAATAGCTATGAGTACTGGATTCGATATCTAGGTCAGGTCTAATACATATTAGTAGCAGATCTGATACTAGATATAGGGTGTGATGGTACCAGACTTTAGATGTGATACCACTAATTCTGATAATTATGGGTTATATACTCCTATTCAACAATCAAATAAAAAGATGGACCATGCATAGCTAGGCAAAAAGTACAGCTGCCACTGACATGCTTGGTCAGGCTCATGCTACTAGCTTTAGTGCTCTAAAGAGGTGTAGGCGTAGTGTTGTATTGGAGTAGGAGTATTTCACAGATATTTTATTGTAGGATAAAAAGAGACCCCTCGTCAGTCGTCACTAGTCGGCAGCCTCCATATGAAAGGACAGCACACGACATGCTTTCACACCGtctcatagtttttttttaatttaattatcacCCAAACTTCTCATAATTCTTATCTCTACAAAAAATGGCACTTCCTCGTTCAATCTCTCCATCAATTTTCTCCTTCAAACTCAGCCCATGCGGATGGCGACGACTACTCATGCGGTACCGTTGTACTTGTACGAGAGACTTTAGGTTGAAGGTTGATAGCAAGATGGCGAcggatttttttaattattttagattttttttatttttttaataaatatttccaaaaattgAACCTTTTGTCCACGCAAGTCGAGTGGCTAGCGTGGCAGCGTTGTTTTGCCACACCAGCCACGGTGGCGTGACAAGAGGCTGGTGTGGCAGGACAACACTACCACGCCAACTGCGCGTGATGTGATAAAGTGATGTGGCAAAAATTATAGCCCGCTCGATTTCCACCCATCTACTAGCCGTGATGGTAAATATCCATGGAATATCTGCAAGCTTGAAAGTTGGGAGGCTAGGGGAATGACGAGTTGGCTCAACTCGTTAAGACTTGACTTGTTTGAGCTCATAAACGTTAACGAGTTAAAaactagctcggctcggctcacgAGTTTATTCgctaagattgttagacttgtTAACGGCTAATGAGCTATATCTTTTTCGTATcatattaataatttcaaacttATCATTTTACAtgttatcatatattaatcaaTTAAGAACTTACTAAATACGATGAATAAGTTCAATGTAATTAAAGACTAAGTATATTAGTTAAAAGCACTATATTAGTTAAAAGCACTAAGTATATAAAGGTATAACGATATCTTTGTTCTAACGAACTAATTAAACGAGCAGCTCACGAGCTAAAATGCTAGCTCAGCTCATTCGACTTATTAATACTATGAGTTCTAACCGATCCAAACCATAAGacccgtagatccgattcctttaTAACGAGCGAATTTTATGGCCATTTTAACCCAAAGCTAGAGACTTTAATCAAAGAATAACGCGTGCATGTCACACCGCCTATGCAATCATGCATGATTTGGAGACGTTGGCTACGCGGCCCTTGCATGCGCCGTTTCACACCATCTCATTTATTTGAATGCAAGTTAAATGTGGGTTAAGAGTTCCTCCAtaagtaaaatatatatataaattttacttAATCAGATTTCATTCACATAAATTGGTTtcaaagataaatttaaaaattgatttctaacatattttgaaaacattgtagtaaaaaaacaaaatataatgtATTGGTGGATGTGTTGATATCGTGTATTAAAGGGatacacttttttttatttactaataACTTATTTTGTGATCCTTATTCAGATTTCACCCATATAAAATGGTttcaagataaatttaaaaattaatttctaacattttttaaaaacattgtagtaaaaaaaagaaatatcgtacatttatataaaaaagtattGGTGGGTGGGTTGATATTGTATATTAAAAgtataaaagtttttatttaCAAACCGAGGATAATAAAAGGAATTAACTTACTTTGTTTTTTATGGATAGATTGAAAGTAAAAGACACCTTTTACAGATGGTGGAGTAGAAATCAAGGGGTAGAAGCTAAAGTACGTTGAGTGAAATGTGTTGACACAATGAGAACTTTTGTTATTACCACTTTTGATATTATTAAGATATAACTTAATagtgctatttttttattttctaataaccATAAAAATTAGTATTATcgtaaatattgtttttttatcacCATTTACTCattatttctcttcttttccccATACTTTGAGCATTAACATTTTCACCTCACTTTCTTCCCAACTCTAGCTTTGTCCCATGTCCTACGTATTAATATATTGTTGGCTCTTACCCATAAAACCAGACTCATCTTACATAATTGTACCCTAAAATGATCAGTAATATTGGATCATATTAGTTTGAGCATTAACATTTTCACCTCACTTTCTTCCCAACTCTAGCTTTGGTCCCATCTCCTACGTATTAATACATTGTTGGCTCTTACTCATAAAACCGGACTCATCCTACATAATTGTACCCTAACATGATCAGTAATATTGGATCATATTATCTACAGGTCCACGTGTTAGTGATTACGTCCCTCCGACTTTACATCAAAGGAGATATCTCCCATAAAATTAACCCGATTGTTGTCGAATGACAACTGCGTTCGTCGAATAACGTGGTTCACTCTTTGTGGACAAGTAAAATTGTATATTGATATTGAATTTTTTGGGATCCTCCATTACATGCCCCTTGGGATCATTACATGCCCCTTGGGATCTATTTATAGGTTTAATACAAACTCCTGCACCTTAGGGTTACTATGTATAGGGAAATTTACATAGATACCCTTGTGTTAGGGACACTTATGAGGGCAATTACTGACAATTTAACCCTAGGCCTCTCCTTGGGTCGTAAGGTGGGCCTCTATTGATTCGTTGGCCCCTTTAGACCCTGAGCCTAGCGATTTAGGGCGAAGGAGTCTAGCTAGGGGCCAAAAACCTTAGGCTTCGCCAGGCATCTCGCCCTGGTTCATCGCCTTCACAGCAACCAGGGCTTCTTTGGTCGTGTTTCGCTAAGTCAGCCCGGGAAAGGTTTTGATAGGTTCAGGTTGAAGGCCCTTGTTACATGCTTCCAACACTTATCGTTCATAGCACCAAGTAATAATGCCACCatctccattatctaaaaaacaaTGGCACCATCTATTTGACTGATGCTCTTCTACAACCTTCTGCTTCTTCTTTGGATCCATATCTCCCACAATTAAATCAACATGCTCCTGTGGATTTATTTGTCGTATTGTaattttttggcttatatgaagTTCGTCGCTATCCTCATTATATCTTATTCCCCATCATTGTTTCACGCGCAAATGCAATTCATGTCACAATCATCTCATAATGTTGACATCTTCAGTTAGGGCAAAAAATACATAAGCGGCCTGGTATACACAAATCTTCTTGCAAATCTAATGGCAATAAATGGCCCtcgatcttttctttttctaaacaTTTCTTTGATGTTTCTTTGTACTCTAAACTTTAACTACTCGAATAACCATAATCCTAATCTAACAGGTATATATCCACCCTACCCACGTGGACAAAGAGAAGAATCAAAAGTTATCCCTAACACTTACAGTTTTCCTTCAAATAATCACCACATACCCccttgtccaaaaaaaaaaaaatctaggactGAATGTGACAtgcatattctagtacaataaatctggacagaggtATATCCAGATTTGTGTACtataatgtgtcacatctagtactaTGTTAGtattttatgggacggagggagtatacaccACTCCTATTCAATTCAAACCAGCCCACGAAACATATGATAAAAGAACCCCAgacataaaaattaaatagaaaTCACCCCTTCTTCGTAATGATCTCTTGGAGCACGTCGCCGATGCTACTATTGCGGAGGCGCACGCCCTGAGGAATGGAATCTTGTTGGCTAGAGACTTACAAGTTGATCGAATCACCATTGAGTCAGATTGTATGAAGGTCATCACAATGATGCAAAATGGAGGGTTCACGGCGACAACAGCTGCAGCGATCTATAATGAATACTTACTTCTTTCTAAAGCTTTTACTTTGGTAACTTTTGTCCACTGCCCTAGGGAGGCTAATAGAGTTTCTCATGAGCTCGCTAGAGTTGTATGGATTGATCCACCATCTGTTTGGTTGGAAGAGCCACCAGTTTCAATTGTAAAATGGCTAGCTAGTGAGCGATGTAACAGTTCTTTGATCCAATAAAGTTACCCGAGTTTCAAAAAAACTACCAAATTTAATCTCTCcttttttggatgaaaaattacTCTCTCAAATAGAAATCCCCCCTTCTTCAAACTACCAAATTTAATATCtctttttttgatgaaaaattaatCTCTCGATCACTCACAAAAAATCgactgatttttctttttatcgtTCGGTCGAACCGAGATTCGCTAGACGGGACTCGATCCCACAACCTAAAGGTTGCCACTACACATCTGTCCCAACCGAGCTAGTTGCATTTTGTGTACTTATAACGTGAACATGAAAGTTATAAAATAACTGCATgtaagttatagtgtaatttcACTAAGTTATACTAAATtcactagattttttttaaaaaaaatatgatgtcCGATATTTAGATAGTGTTAAATTCAAACCATCCAAAACCTATATATATTGGATTAAGGCGCGTGGATATGGAGATCGATCATACATATGGTTGTGAGTTCGGATAGATCCAGGTTTATTTAGGTCGATCGGAGACCGTGTAAGACGCTCACCCTCTCCTCGCTCTCTCAGCCACCCCCAACATCAGTGTGCGCGCGCGAGCTTATATATATCCATCCACCTCGATAACGCATCCATCCTCTTGGACACATTCATATCAACCCACCGCCActcgcccgcctcctccccaaccaccaccacccttctccttcctcctctcgcccCCATCGATCAGAGGAGCCAACCCCCtccagctgcatgcatgcagccatgGCGCCACCGCCGTGACGACGATCCTGTTCGTGTAGACGCGTGCATGCATGTTCGCTGAGAAAAGGGAGGCTGAAATCGATCGCCGTACGTGTGCGCGCGTGCATGGatcggcgggaggggaggaggaagcgcgcgcgggaggaggaggcggcggcggcgacggcggtggtgggagggggGGATAAGGggaaggatgaggaggagggggaggggtggaAGCGGCCGCCGGGGGTGTTCGAGTTCCCGTGGCAGAAGTGCCGCGGCGGGCTGGGcgtccccgtcggcggcggcggcggcggaggaggaggagggtcgTGGGAGCTCCGGGACGTGTTCTTCCGGTCGCTGGTggacggccgggcggcggcgatcggGTTCCCCGGCGACCGCCTCTTCCCGCCGCCGAGCAAGCGGGCGCTGTTCGACGACGTGGACGcgtggctcgccgccgccggcgagggcgaggtggaCCCCGTCTGGCGCTCCGTGCTCGAGGAGGGGCCCAGGCCCGCCGCATGACGCCAACGTGTCGAGCCCGCATGGCCCACGGGCCCACCTGG
The Oryza glaberrima chromosome 8, OglaRS2, whole genome shotgun sequence DNA segment above includes these coding regions:
- the LOC127781125 gene encoding cytochrome c oxidase assembly protein COX15, which produces MMGSRVAAALLRRGRDQASSLMAARLPRGAPAPSPAAPRVRSGSVCGCGGGGGLLTGSRSTGSVFSASRLASFHAFRSIGSKTLMGQCTRKMTTTVAAMNSGVANAAAYSGLKLLVTKGPQAQKAIGIWLFGCATWVFGLVILGGVTRLTRSGLSMTDWKFTGSLPPMSDEEWLLEFEKYKLSPEYKRVNKGMSLGDFKFIYWMEYGHRMWGRALGFLFSVPFAYFIAKGYVTRQLGLRLSGLFALGAGQGLIGWWMVKSGLEEPASEYVQPRVSPYRLATHLTSAFVIYCGILWTALSVVMPEPPAGSMNWVNSAAKIKKLAIPVSAVVGITAISGAFVAGNDAGHAYNTFPKMGDTWIPEDVFAMEPFIRNFFENTSTVQLNHRILATTTLLSVGGLWLAARKVDMHPAIKSLIGSTLGMAALQVTLGISTLLMYVPTSLGSAHQAGALTLLSLMILLTHTLRRPSPALLKSLASAVKST
- the LOC127782934 gene encoding uncharacterized protein LOC127782934, which produces MDRREGRRKRAREEEAAAATAVVGGGDKGKDEEEGEGWKRPPGVFEFPWQKCRGGLGVPVGGGGGGGGGGSWELRDVFFRSLVDGRAAAIGFPGDRLFPPPSKRALFDDVDAWLAAAGEGEVDPVWRSVLEEGPRPAA